The following DNA comes from Chitinophaga nivalis.
ATCATCATATGAACGTCTCTTTAATGTATTTGTAAAACTACCGCCGGGCAGGAATATTGTTTTCATAGCTGCAATCGACTTACATATCCTGGAATTTAACTTTGATATTAAGACAGGAAATTTATCATTTTTTTCTTGTTTCTCTATATTGCCTGCGTACTTGCGTAAAGCAGGAATTGCAGTATGCTTACAGTAGCATATTTCATTATTTCCCTGACTGCCTATGCCCCAATAGCCTGGTTACTCCTTTTTACATATCCTTCAACTAATATAAGTATGTACCCTGATTTTACGTGTTTGAAGTTTTCTCCAAACCTATACCGTTTGCTGCTGCTTTGCAGTGTATGCATGTTGATCGTGCATGTTTCGTTGGCGCAGCCCATACATTGCGTGCGTGCTACGTCATTTTCCACCAGTGGCCCGGCTGCAGTTACTTCCCCCGGGCTGGCCGTAGATAATGATCGTTCTACCGCGGCTGGTTTTTTATTCCGGAAAGAAAATGTAGGTGCTAAGTTTTTCTTGTCTTTTCCTGTAAAGACAAAACCGGGAGATTCACTTAATATATTATTTAAGGGGACGACGCCCATAGTAATAAAAGCGGGTCATGTAATTACGTATGATGGCGATACCGAACTGGAGAAGATCCCGCTTAGTTCGTTTAGTGTAGAATATACCAATGCGCCGTTTGGGTATGTATTTGGATGGCAATATCAGCGACCATTTGATAAAATAGCGATTTCATTGGAAGCCTATAATTATACTCCTGAGAAGGTAGATATATGTGGGGCGTATCATGTTCGTGCGTTACCCTATATCAGTAATACTGTAAATGTGTGTGAAGGTGCTGCAGAGATGTTGCATATTACGGGGCCGGAAAATGCTGTTTTTAAATGGTATGTGGGAGCAATAGGTGGGGTGCCGATATTTACCGGAGCGGATTTCAAGGCGCCCACACTTTTCCGGGATACTACTTTTTACGTAGAGACAACGGATGCCACAACTGGTTGTACGAATGAATCCAGAAAGAGAGTAAATCTCCGTGTTTCGCCCACAGCAGCTACTTTCTCAAAACAATGGAATAAAACATTTGGGGGAAGCGGGTTAGACGATCTGTATCATGTTTCCCTTACGCTTGATGGAGGCTATCTGCTTTGTGGTACTTCTGCTTCCGCAAATATGGATGTTACGGATGGCAATAATGGCCAACAGGATTTTCTGGCTATTAAAACAGATTCTGCTGGTACAAAACAATGGAATAAAACCTATGGTGGTAGTGGTAATGATGTATTGCTGGCTGCTATAAAAGCCCCGGGTAACGGTTATTTGCTGACGGGATACACGACATCTGCTGATAAAGACATCACAGATGGTAATAACGGCGGTGAAGATGCCTGGATGGTAAGGGTCGATAATACCGGTAACAAATTATGGGATAAAACTTTTGGTGGAACCGGTAACGACCGGATCAATGCGGTCGTAGCCAGTCCGGAAGGTGGATATTTGTTGGGCGGTTATACCTGGTCAGACAATGGAGATGTTACAGATGGCAATAATGGAAAATCCGATATCTGGATTGTACGTATGGGAACAGGAGGGGTAAAGTTATGGGATAAGACCTTTGGTGGTAATAATCTGGATGTTTTGACAACGATAGCTGCAACACCGGATTCCGGCTATCTGTTGGGTGGATATTCCCGCTCCTCCAACGCAGATATTACAGACGGCAATAATGGTGCGGAAGATTACTGGATTATCAAGATAGATGCCAATGGAAATAAACAATGGAATAAAACGTATGGCGGCAGTGGAGCGGATATCCTCAAACGGGTATTGTATACAGAAGACGGCGGTTATCTTTTGGCGGGTACTTCTACTTCGTCAGATTGGGATGTTAGTAGTGGTAATAAGGGTGGAGAGGACTTTTGGGTCGTAAAAACGGATGCATCCGGCAATAAAGAATGGGAGAAATCCTATGGCGGGAGCAGCTATGATTTACTGACGAGTGTACAATCTATTCCAGGTGGTTGGTTGTTGGGTGGATATACCCGTTCTGCAAATGGTGATATTACAACCGTTAATAAGGGGGAAGACGATTTTCTGATTGCCGTGATAGGGTATACAGGCAAACTGGGAAGTACCTTTACACTGGGTGGTAGCAAGGTAGATCAGCTTTATTCCTTACGTACGACCAACATACCTGGAGAAGTGATCCTGGGAGGTTTTTCTTTTTCTACTGATGGAGATATTTCAGATGGCAATAACGGGCTGGAAGACTTTCTGCTGGCAAAGATAAAAGCAGCTTACAATTGCGACGGTGGTATGCCGGCTGCAGCAGCCATCCTGGCCGATACGATTAAACCCGCCATACCCCGGCCGACCACATTAAAAGTATTTCCTAATCCTTTTTCTCAACAATTAGCTTTACGCTATACAGTGAAAAAAGAAGGACGTGTGCGGTTACAACTGTTTCATATCAGTGGCACCCTGATGGCTACACTGAAAGATGAATGGATGTCGGCTGGCACTTATCAGCTACAGGTTAATGGTAATGGTTATCCCGCCGGCAGCTACATCCTGCGTTTACAGGAATCTGG
Coding sequences within:
- a CDS encoding Ig-like domain-containing protein translates to MLIVHVSLAQPIHCVRATSFSTSGPAAVTSPGLAVDNDRSTAAGFLFRKENVGAKFFLSFPVKTKPGDSLNILFKGTTPIVIKAGHVITYDGDTELEKIPLSSFSVEYTNAPFGYVFGWQYQRPFDKIAISLEAYNYTPEKVDICGAYHVRALPYISNTVNVCEGAAEMLHITGPENAVFKWYVGAIGGVPIFTGADFKAPTLFRDTTFYVETTDATTGCTNESRKRVNLRVSPTAATFSKQWNKTFGGSGLDDLYHVSLTLDGGYLLCGTSASANMDVTDGNNGQQDFLAIKTDSAGTKQWNKTYGGSGNDVLLAAIKAPGNGYLLTGYTTSADKDITDGNNGGEDAWMVRVDNTGNKLWDKTFGGTGNDRINAVVASPEGGYLLGGYTWSDNGDVTDGNNGKSDIWIVRMGTGGVKLWDKTFGGNNLDVLTTIAATPDSGYLLGGYSRSSNADITDGNNGAEDYWIIKIDANGNKQWNKTYGGSGADILKRVLYTEDGGYLLAGTSTSSDWDVSSGNKGGEDFWVVKTDASGNKEWEKSYGGSSYDLLTSVQSIPGGWLLGGYTRSANGDITTVNKGEDDFLIAVIGYTGKLGSTFTLGGSKVDQLYSLRTTNIPGEVILGGFSFSTDGDISDGNNGLEDFLLAKIKAAYNCDGGMPAAAAILADTIKPAIPRPTTLKVFPNPFSQQLALRYTVKKEGRVRLQLFHISGTLMATLKDEWMSAGTYQLQVNGNGYPAGSYILRLQESGSTQVTSLIKSD